The proteins below come from a single Prolixibacter sp. NT017 genomic window:
- a CDS encoding four helix bundle protein: MSYREKKYNDFRDMPVWQKAFALLVEVYQTIKHFPADERFALTDDLKRAANSVVHNLAEGYGRYEPKDKTRFYKIARGSAYESMSQILVAESQQYLNSEISENLVKRYKEAIEEINALIFSLEK, encoded by the coding sequence ATGAGCTATAGAGAAAAGAAATACAACGATTTCAGAGACATGCCCGTTTGGCAGAAAGCCTTTGCCTTGTTAGTCGAAGTTTACCAAACAATCAAACATTTCCCGGCAGATGAGCGATTTGCTTTGACAGATGATTTAAAACGGGCCGCCAATTCTGTGGTTCACAATTTAGCTGAAGGTTACGGACGTTACGAACCCAAAGATAAAACCCGTTTTTACAAGATTGCCAGAGGAAGTGCCTACGAATCGATGAGTCAGATTCTGGTAGCTGAATCTCAGCAATATCTGAATTCCGAAATATCAGAAAATTTGGTTAAACGTTACAAAGAAGCAATCGAAGAAATTAATGCTTTGATTTTTTCCTTGGAAAAATAA